The sequence TGTAGGTGAATACTTACGCAAAAGGCGTTTGCAAAAAGCGCTGGAAGCGCTTGACAATGGGGAACAGATCACCAATATTGCTTTGGCCTTAGGCTTTGAGACGCCCTCCGGATTTTCCAAAGCCTTTCGCCGGGAATTTGGCATGAGCGCAAGCACATACCGCAGGTCCAAGGGCCAGAGGATAAAAGGTAACAAGAAAGGGGAAAAAGACATGCAGGTAACCATAGCCCAAAAAGACGGGTTTAAGGCAGTAGGCTATTCCATAGCACCGAGAGAAGGGAATAAGGCAGAGCTCATTAAATTGGGAGCTTATTGGTTAGGTTCCGATTTTTCCTCAGTAAGTTATGAGGATTACGACAAACTGGCTGGAGGTGGAGCCGATCAGATCGGCATGTGGTTTCATCCTGAAGAGAAAGACGGTGATCTTTCCTACTTCTTCGGGCCGGTGGTGGATAATTTTGATTTTGTCCCCCAGGGTATGGTGACTGTGGAAGTTCCGAGTGCGGAGTATGCCGTATTTACCACTGATCCTGCTGATTTGGCCAACGATAAGCAAGCTTTTGCCGAGGTAATCCAAAGGACATTGAGATATGTTTTCGAAGAGTGGTTTGAAAAAAGTGACTATAGTTTTGATCAAACAAAGTATGCCTTTGAGTTCTATACAAATAGAAACGGGGGCATGGATTCCAATCAGGCTGTAGCCGATATTTATATCCCCATCAAGAAAAAATAAATTAGTTGCTTCGAGGCACAGATTCGTGTTGGCAAAGGATTGGTTGCCAGCCAAGCCTTCACCATCCGAAACCCGCTGGCGTATGCTGTAAGTAAAGGAATTAAAAAGGTGGGAATCAAAATCTACGACTTCAGCATGGAACCTACCCCCCTTGACATCTTGGCTGAGACTAATAAAGTTAAATAAGAGACTTTCTGAATTCATGCATACCTCTGCCATGGAAATCGGCAGGCCCTTGAAGGAACTAGGTCAAATTCGCCGACGTCGGCGAATTTGACCTGCTACGTGAAGGAGAAATGCAGAAATTTTTCATAACAAAGGCAGGATACAAAAATGACTCTCCAGCAATTAAAGTATATGATTGAAGTTGTTAACTGCGGCTCTATTAACGAGGCGGCAAAAAGGCTGTATATTACCCAGCCGAGTTTGTCCAGTGCCGTCAAAGAACTGGAAGCAGAAATCGGTGTTGAGCTTTTTATCCGTACTTCCAAAGGAATTACTTTATCCGTGGATGGTGCCGAGTTTCTTGGCTATGCCCGGCAGGTGGTGGAGCAGGCGGGACTGCTGGAACAGCGTTACTTGAATAAAAAACCTTCCCGTCAGCTTTGCTCCATCTCTACCCAGCATTATGCCTTTGCCGTCAATGCCTTTGTCAATCTCATCAAGAACAGCGGTGCGGATGAATATGAATTTACTCTGCGGGAAACCCGAACCCATGAAATAATTGAGGATGTCAAAAATCTGCGCAGCGAAATTGGAATCTTATATCGAAACTCCTTTAACCGCAAGGTTCTTGACAAGCTGCTGCGGGAAAACCGCCTGGATTTTCATCCCCTTTTCACAGCCCAACCCCATATTTTTATCAGCACCCAAAATCCCCTTGCCGGGAGAAAAGCCGTAACCTTGGCTGATCTGGAAGACTACCCCTGCTTGTCTTTTGAACAAGGGGAATTTAACTCCTTTTATTATTCGGAAGAGATTTTAAGTACAGTCTTTCATAAAAAAAGTATTCATGTCAGCGACCGGGCAACCTTGTTCAATCTTTTAATTGGCCTGAATGGCTATACCATATCTACCGGAATTGTCAGCGCAGATTTAAATGGCGACAATATTACAGCGGTGCCGCTCCAGGTTGATGAATCTATTCAAGTGGGCTGGATTGCTAACCATCAGATCCGGCTCAGCAATCAGGCCAGTGCCTATTTGCAGGAGTTAAGGTCTGTGCTTGAGGAATACGGGCTTCAGTTGCAGGAATAACTATAGATTCAAACTATAGATCACTATAAGTTTTAAGTGTTACCCTATAGGTCTTTCTCCATGCTAAACTGAAAACAACTTTTAGAATAGTAAGGAGAATGAAACATGAGTAGTACCTTTGCAAACACCACTAAGAAGACAAGGGCGCCTTTCCGTTTTGATATGGTGGGAAGTTTTCTGCGCCCCCAGGCCATCAAAGAGGCGAGAGAACAATTAGCAGCTGGAGCCATTACCGCTGAGGAGCTCACCCGAGTGGAAGATGAGGAAATCCGCAAGCTTGTGGCTAAGCAAAAAGAAATAGGCTTAAAGGCTGTGACAGACGGAGAATT comes from Desulfosporosinus meridiei DSM 13257 and encodes:
- a CDS encoding AraC family transcriptional regulator, which translates into the protein MNYKTDMERCLNYIEAHICEDISPRRLAELLGYSFYHFCHVFRVCNDMPVGEYLRKRRLQKALEALDNGEQITNIALALGFETPSGFSKAFRREFGMSASTYRRSKGQRIKGNKKGEKDMQVTIAQKDGFKAVGYSIAPREGNKAELIKLGAYWLGSDFSSVSYEDYDKLAGGGADQIGMWFHPEEKDGDLSYFFGPVVDNFDFVPQGMVTVEVPSAEYAVFTTDPADLANDKQAFAEVIQRTLRYVFEEWFEKSDYSFDQTKYAFEFYTNRNGGMDSNQAVADIYIPIKKK
- a CDS encoding LysR family transcriptional regulator; translation: MTLQQLKYMIEVVNCGSINEAAKRLYITQPSLSSAVKELEAEIGVELFIRTSKGITLSVDGAEFLGYARQVVEQAGLLEQRYLNKKPSRQLCSISTQHYAFAVNAFVNLIKNSGADEYEFTLRETRTHEIIEDVKNLRSEIGILYRNSFNRKVLDKLLRENRLDFHPLFTAQPHIFISTQNPLAGRKAVTLADLEDYPCLSFEQGEFNSFYYSEEILSTVFHKKSIHVSDRATLFNLLIGLNGYTISTGIVSADLNGDNITAVPLQVDESIQVGWIANHQIRLSNQASAYLQELRSVLEEYGLQLQE